The sequence catatataattatattaacttcattaatataattattatttttaatatcaaatacaCATACCAATACTGATGATTACGATGCtggaaataatacatataacatcCAGCATTTTGATCTTGTGCATAGATTTTCTCACGTTTTTTTGCTATGACTTGATCAATTAATTCACCAATATATTCTACTACAAATTCTCCTTTCATAAAAGAACGTGTAGTTACTACCCCGCGCCCTTTACCAGGAAAATGTCTGACctaaacattaatatttcataatttatataaagttacataacaatttataaaaaatatcattttgaaGCTCATTTCATACTCACTTCTAAACCTTCCTCAACTTGTTGCAAAACTTTTGCTTCTatgtctctttgtttttcttctaataCAGCTTTCTTAGATTTTCTTACACTCCGACGTACTGGAAAATATTCTGCAAGCGTATGATTTGTGCCTTCTATAACAGATGAATGCACTGATCGTTGAGCATTATTCTGACTCTGAGTCAATTTTCTACGAGCAGGTTTGCGTGCAAGGTGTTGAGGAGGAGTACATGTGGCAACAAGtcctttatttcttccatTAATTATGTCTCTACTATCAGTTTCTTCTACATGACTATTTGGCATATTTATTCTATGTGGTGTTGAAGGTCCATGAATTGGCACTGCTACAGGTGTTTCTGTGCATATTTGTaaggaatattatattataaattaaaagataattttagaaaaatattgtttcatttcttattatataactatgttgaaaatttataaaatggaCAGATACCATCTGTTTTAAATTCACCGACATCTGTTACAATTTCTTCTACAACACTTATAGAAATAGTTTCTTCTTTGGTAAGAAAACAATGCCCCGTCATTACATCTACATCCTTGGAAGATTCCTTAGTAGTATttacatttgtaatatttgcaacctacatacacatacacaaaaaaacaataatgaattaaagttttataatatacttattgtataaaatagaatCGAATACCTTTATAGGAAAGAAGGCAGTTATACACGCAGAAGACACTTGTTCATTAGAGATTGCTTGCATTCCATTGAGAGCATTACGCTGTCTTCTTTTAAAGCCATTtgtatttgtttctctcttcattaatggaataatttctttaccaGATGTTACGGTTGATATATTCCTTGTACGaactaaaatttttataatacaaatatatatgttaattttatattatataaaaaaaaccaTTGTTTTTAGcaatagattttatttgatttatatttatcaactaattgtaaaaataagttgtttaataaatatatatataaaaatacttgaatatattaaatgaaaattaataaaatataaaagcattttttttaaagataaataataaaataatttaatatagaaGATTATCcaatattataatcatataatccattataacaaaatataatttgttataaatattaaaatgtttaatcataataaaacTGTTTAAAAATAACCTCATGCTATAATTTGTTTATGTAAAATGACACATAAGGAAATAGTAtagatcataataataatcttcacattacttttataaataaaaatattgttcatctaaattacataaaatttggAAGCTGGTGATCATTatgaattgaaataattaaagatcacacaatataacattattttctaatgctttatgaattatttaattacagaCTAGAGAAAACTACGAGCATTAATATCTAGGATGAAATTCAAAATGGTGCGAGTATAAATCAAATCTATGAAAACATAACCTGGCATTTACTGTTAAATCTTAAGTGAAactattaatgaatattttaaaaacatacCTCTACCTTTCACCATGTTATCGCCGGATTTTTTCATACGATCTGCAGTCTCCTGATTTGATTTTCTCATAGAACAATTCTTTCTACAGCTACACACTCATAGAATGGACGTTCACAATCCGCTTCGGTGCTCTCACACTTCCTACAAACTGTAGAATATAGAAGTATcatctatgtgtatgtacatacgtatacttatatttaccaacataaacgaaatattaagCTAGATTGCTTATTTGCTAACGTCAATGTTACAAGGAACTAGATGCCAATAAAAGCGCCAATTTTAAATCTTTGACGAAATATCGTATTTGAAAGTGTATATCTACcattatatttagatatataaaatatataactacaaataaaaaataatccaaaCTTTTCCGGATATTAGTTTTATGGTACGTTatgatattttcataaatcacCGGAAGTCGAATAAAGTTCTTCACTTCCGATAATATAGGTCATGTGACATTTAGGATAATACCGATCGTGATTTTTGATGATAGGAATTGTTTCCATATATTGCCACCAGATCGCACTGTATGGTACTAAAAAACGATGATTTTTCATAACCGCGTATACCGAAAAAACGTCAAACTAAATCgcattaaatttacaataagtGTTGTTTATTGcgtgatatagatatatctcaTAGATCGTGTTCATTTATACATCTTTTGCGAAAAGAATCAACAAGTAAATATGCGTGGATAATGTGGCATGTGTTGTAAAATATTGTGGTTATAATTCGAAAAACAAATGGCTAGCACTTTAGATGCAGTTGATTGGGAAGGTATTCTTATTAGTAATTAagtatacgtatttacatagcacacaatatatatacacgcgttaCGTTacatatagataattatatataaggtGACACATGAACTCTCAtgataaattacaatattGTCTTGTGTGCTTTGTTAgcaatatatttatgtatattttatcttattgtatgtcaaattttttattaatttaatatcttaccATAAAAAGTTCTTActacgaaaaaaaatctatttatagATTTAAGAAAGCAGGCTAGACACttggaaaatgaaattgatgcAAAACTTGTAGCATTTAGCAAGTTAGGCGTAAATACACATTCTAAAAATGTTACACCAGATGAAGTTCCACTTTTAGATGAAGAACATGTGTTTGAGAATATGGCCTTGGAAATAGAAACATTATTATCTAAAGTAAGCAATATTATTTtcctatatattatacagt comes from Vespula vulgaris chromosome 15, iyVesVulg1.1, whole genome shotgun sequence and encodes:
- the LOC127069302 gene encoding N-lysine methyltransferase KMT5A-A isoform X1, translating into MRKSNQETADRMKKSGDNMVKGRVRTRNISTVTSGKEIIPLMKRETNTNGFKRRQRNALNGMQAISNEQVSSACITAFFPIKVANITNVNTTKESSKDVDVMTGHCFLTKEETISISVVEEIVTDVGEFKTDETPVAVPIHGPSTPHRINMPNSHVEETDSRDIINGRNKGLVATCTPPQHLARKPARRKLTQSQNNAQRSVHSSVIEGTNHTLAEYFPVRRSVRKSKKAVLEEKQRDIEAKVLQQVEEGLEVRHFPGKGRGVVTTRSFMKGEFVVEYIGELIDQVIAKKREKIYAQDQNAGCYMYYFQHRNHQYCVDATAETKKLGRLVNHSRNGNLIARIVEVESTPHLVLTAKEDIPIGVEVTYDYGDRSREAIRHHPWLAL
- the LOC127069302 gene encoding N-lysine methyltransferase KMT5A-A isoform X2, producing the protein MRKSNQETADRMKKSGDNMVKVRTRNISTVTSGKEIIPLMKRETNTNGFKRRQRNALNGMQAISNEQVSSACITAFFPIKVANITNVNTTKESSKDVDVMTGHCFLTKEETISISVVEEIVTDVGEFKTDETPVAVPIHGPSTPHRINMPNSHVEETDSRDIINGRNKGLVATCTPPQHLARKPARRKLTQSQNNAQRSVHSSVIEGTNHTLAEYFPVRRSVRKSKKAVLEEKQRDIEAKVLQQVEEGLEVRHFPGKGRGVVTTRSFMKGEFVVEYIGELIDQVIAKKREKIYAQDQNAGCYMYYFQHRNHQYCVDATAETKKLGRLVNHSRNGNLIARIVEVESTPHLVLTAKEDIPIGVEVTYDYGDRSREAIRHHPWLAL